The genome window AGTGTACCCCAAAATTGTCCAACCTATGCAAATTGGCCCTTAACAACAGCTGTAGGAATTAATTGCGGAACCGATGCAAAAGGTAATTATTCTAAAGGATTTACAATTAAATTCTTGCCGACCTTAAATGATAAATTACCAGAGGGAAATTATTTTGGTACTTTGTATATGCAAGCAATTAATTGGCATGATTTAAATGTATTTCAAAATATGCTAATAAATTTAAATATCACAATTCCAAAAAAATAGCTTACTAGTTATTTACTAGACTTCAATTAATGTTTTGATTGAAGTCTAATTTATTTTTTTGGCGGGTATTTTCTCAATTTTCTTTGTAAACTTTGCCTATGTAACCCAAGTCTTTTTGCAGCATTTGTAATATTTCCATCGCATTCAGCTAATATATACTCAATATATTCTCTTTCATGTTTTGCTAAACTTAACGGAGAGGAAACAAAATTAGTTTGTTGAATATTAGGATATTCTTTATAATCATCCTCAAATAAAGCTAGTTCTAATTGCTTTATATTTACAGGTTTTGTTAAATAGTTTATAGCACCTTTTTTTATTGCTTTAACTGCAGTTGCTAAACTTGGATAACCAGTAAGCATTACTATTTTACAATTAGGATTGAGCTCTTGTAGTAATTCAATAGCGTCGATTCCGTTCTCATTTTTTAATCTTAGATCTATAATAGCATAATCAATGAAATTATTAATTCTTGGAATTTTAGCTGAACTTTCAAGAGCAAATACAGTTAATCCCTTGTCTTCAAATTCAATAGCTAAAGAACTGCGAAAATCTTCATTGTCTTCAAGAATAAGAATTTTTTTATTATCCATAATTTTAAACTTTCATTCTTTCCAAATAGGGATTAAAAATTGCGCGCACGCTCCACCATTTGAATTATCTAGTAAAATAAATTTTCCATTAACAGCAGAAGCTAAAGAGAAAGCATTATATAATCCTAATCCTACTCCGTCTTCTTTTGTAGTGAGAAATGGTTTCCCTGCATATTGTTTAATTATTTTTGGCCAACCTGGACCATTATCAGCTACTGATAATTTAAGATATTGATCTTTTACTTGGAGTTTAACGGATATTTCTAATGTGTTAGAGTTATTTGCTTGAATAGCATTCTCTAAAATATCAATAAAAGCTTTTGTAAAAGCTAAAAG of Pigmentibacter sp. JX0631 contains these proteins:
- a CDS encoding response regulator → MDNKKILILEDNEDFRSSLAIEFEDKGLTVFALESSAKIPRINNFIDYAIIDLRLKNENGIDAIELLQELNPNCKIVMLTGYPSLATAVKAIKKGAINYLTKPVNIKQLELALFEDDYKEYPNIQQTNFVSSPLSLAKHEREYIEYILAECDGNITNAAKRLGLHRQSLQRKLRKYPPKK